The following are encoded in a window of Carya illinoinensis cultivar Pawnee chromosome 15, C.illinoinensisPawnee_v1, whole genome shotgun sequence genomic DNA:
- the LOC122296809 gene encoding TMV resistance protein N-like, with protein sequence MSSSMALQGASSSLLSTSSSIHSWTHDVFLSFRSEDVRQKFISHLYYALHHMGINTCIDKNLERGEEISLELFKAIERSMIFIIVLSKNYSESKWCLDELLKILECKEKVKQIVLPLLYDVAPSEVRHQKGSFGEVFAKLGCKIKDEVKVTEWKAALQKVANFFGFTLGDRYF encoded by the coding sequence ATGAGTTCTTCCATGGCTTTACAAGGAGCTTCTTCCTCGCTCTTGTCCACTTCTTCTTCCATCCATTCGTGGACCCATGATGTATTCTTGAGTTTTAGAAGTGAGGATGTTCgtcaaaaatttatttctcatcTATACTATGCTTTGCATCATATGGGAATCAACACTTGCATTGACAAGAATCTTGAAAGAGGAGAGGAAATTTCGCTAGAACTTTTCAAAGCTATTGAAAGATCAATGATTTTTATCATTGTACTCTCTAAAAACTATTCAGAATCCAAATGGTGTTTAGATGAGTTATTGAAGATCCTTGAGTGTAAGGAAAAGGTAAAACAAATTGTTCTACCTTTACTTTATGATGTAGCTCCATCAGAGGTACGACATCAAAAAGGAAGTTTTGGAGAAGTATTTGCTAAACTTGGATGTAAGATCAAGGATGAAGTAAAGGTTACAGAGTGGAAGGCAGCTTTGCAGAAAGTAGCCAATTTTTTCGGATTCACATTAGGGGACAGGTACTTTTAA
- the LOC122296811 gene encoding TMV resistance protein N-like yields the protein MVNRTFLNVAKYLVGLESRAQDIYEHLSMGRNDIICMVGIFETGGIGKTTIAKEIYNKISYQFEGNCFLKNIGENSKVGGLIQLQKTLLSEILGISLDFHDIDRGINVIRHRLCSKRVLLILDDVDELVQLETLAGALDWFGLGSRIIITTRYQHLLNISKVDSKHELKILANDEALKLFSLHAFEKDEPLDEYVELSKQVMQYALTVVGSTLKDQSIHQWKSVLNKYKQIPDINIQSVLRVSYDGLEDNEKDMFLDIACFFKGGPLADVIKIFDNCGFFPNYGIQRLIDKCLITVDECNKYFWMHDLLQYMGREIVRLQSPKEPGEHSRLWFHEVVRHVLEENTGTNKIEGIIVEMPKGEETIILSPEVVVQMKRLRVFINRNARFSSGPNYLSKEL from the exons ATGGTGAATCGTACATTTCTTAATGTTGCAAAGTATCTAGTTGGACTAGAGTCTCGTGCACAAGACATTTATGAGCATTTAAGTATGGGAAGGAATGATATTATATGCATGGTAGGGATATTTGAAACCGGTGGAATTGGTAAGACTACTATTGCAAAAGAGATCTATAACAAGATATCTTATCAATTTGAAGGAAAttgttttttgaaaaacatTGGAGAAAATTCAAAAGTAGGAGGTCTGATCCAACTGCAAAAAACACTTCTTTCTGAGATTTTGGGAATAAGTTTGGATTTTCATGATATTGACAGAGGCATCAATGTGATTAGGCATAGACTTTGCTCAAAAAGAGTTCTCctaattcttgatgatgtggatgaaTTGGTCCAGCTAGAAACATTAGCTGGAGCTCTTGATTGGTTTGGTTTAGGAAGTAGAATCATCATAACAACAAGATATCAACATTTACTAAATATCTCTAAAGTTGATTCAAAACACGAGTTGAAGATTTTGGCTAACGATGAAGCTCTTAAGCTCTTTAGCTTGCATGCTTTTGAGAAAGATGAACCACTTGATGAATATGTGGaactctctaaacaagtaatGCAATACGCTTTAACAGTGGTAGGTTCAACTCTAAAAGATCAAAGCATTCATCAATGGAAAAGTgtattgaataaatataaacaaataccCGACATAAATATTCAGAGTGTACTTCGAGTAAGTTATGATGGGTTGGAAGATAATGAGAAGGACATGTTTCTtgatattgcatgtttcttcaaaGGAGGACCTTTGGCTGATGTCATTAAAATATTTGACAATTGTGGTTTCTTTCCTAATTATGGTATCCAGAGACTTATAGACAAGTGTCTTATCACTGTTGATGAgtgtaataaatatttttggatgCATGACTTGCTACAATATATGGGTCGAGAAATTGTTCGACTACAATCACCAAAAGAACCCGGTGAACATAGTAGATTATGGTTTCATGAGGTTGTTCGTCACGTGTTGGAAGAAAATACG GGTACCAACAAAATCGAAGGCATTATAGTAGAAATGCCCAAAGGCGAGGAAACGATTATTTTGAGTCCCGAAGTAGTTGTACAAATGAAAAGACTCAGAGTGTTTATCAATCGTAATGCAAGATTTTCAAGTGGACCTAATTATCTCTCTAAGGAGTTATGA
- the LOC122295997 gene encoding disease resistance protein RPV1-like encodes MSGSFIKELSFIRFKNVTIMGFNDCNFLTKLPDLSSILNLKELIVEKCTSLVEVHDSVGSLDNLLKLSFHECSNLRIFPRRLKLRSLRNLNLSDCSNLHEFPEIGCEMKYLSSLNLLRSAVEELPISIRNLAGLDALIINGCKNLVLLPIFLLQNLRKLGIGGPTMEDEILLSEERLLDLQHPTNSSTALQVLNLSNCPQIESSFFPKSSFFTMFNSSATLRKLILSESEMVSLPSSIKGFVALSELYLRDCEKLEEILELPPNIKSVDATGCISLQRFSEVLRILKFDGSHIRSLHMIQLGGCKKMHEKIWNYKVPNPLLWKVCIYFSHSLSQFFVRCMTLKLMMMILV; translated from the exons ATGAGTGGTAGCTTCATCAAGGAGTTAAGCTTCATCAGGTTTAAG aacgtGACAATTATGGGTTTCAATGATTGTAACTTCTTAACAAAACTTCCGGATCTTTCAAGCATCCtaaatttgaaggaattgatTGTTGAAAAGTGTACAAGTTTAGTTGAGGTGCATGATTCCGTTGGATCCCTGgataatcttttaaaattgagttttcACGAATGCTCTAACCTCCGAATATTTCCAAGAAGACTCAAGTTGAGATCTTTACGCAACCTTAATCTTAGTGATTGCTCAAACCTTCATGAATTTCCTGAAATTGGgtgtgaaatgaaatatttaagttCATTAAATCTACTTCGCAGCGCAGTGGAAGAACTACCTATATCTATTAGGAACCTCGCTGGACTTGATGCTTTAATTATAAACGGTTGCAAAAACCTTGTGCTTCTCCCAATTTTTCTGCTGCAAAATTTACGCAAGCTTGGAATTGGTGGTCCAACAATGGAAGATGAGATTTTATTGAGTGAAGAAAGACTCCTTGATTTGCAGCATCCAACGAATTCAAGCACTGCATTACAAGTGTTGAATCTTTCAAATTGTCCCCAAATAGAATCAAGTTTCTTTCCAAAATCTAGTTTCTTTACCATGTTTAATTCCTCGGCCACTTTGAGAAAGTTAATTCTATCGGAAAGTGAGATGGTTAGCCTTCCCTCGAGCATCAAAGGATTTGTTGCACTCAGTGAACTCTACTTGCGGGACTGCgaaaaacttgaagaaatcTTAGAACTTCCACCAAATATAAAAAGTGTAGATGCTACAGGATGCATATCATTACAAAGATTTTCTGAAGTATTaagaatattgaaatttgaTGGAAGCCATATCAGATCACTACATATGATTCAATTGGGTGGTTGCAAAAAAATGCATGAGAAGATTTGGAATTACAAAGTGCCAAATCCTTTACTCTGGAaggtatgtatatatttttctcattctctctctcaattcttTGTAAGATGCATGACTCTTaaactgatgatgatgatattggtTTAG
- the LOC122296812 gene encoding chorismate synthase-like, with product MMSLFHSTLGIQSVAVYRRKEGFLNLGHQLPDLVQKDYDDPKDYSEMSIANRSFHADAIYDMKYGGGGRSSTRETIERVAAGAVAKKILKSLTGTEGINDLVTCIMADRAHLEEEVRERRKLCFVAKAAFKRWRVEKAEMEELSERKREFEILLEQTKGYSHSLHGDLEILKNEVLGLRDEVPHAQEVKVRDDFASRLLKSERDSTRA from the exons ATGATGTCACTATTTCACAGTACTCTTGGAATCCAATCCGTAGCCGTATACAGAAGGAAAGAGGGATTCTTAAACTTGGGGCATCAACTTCCAGATCTGGTGCAGAAGGACTATGATGATCCAAAG GATTATAGTGAAATGTCAATAGCCAATAGATCATTTCATGCAGATGCAATTTATGACATGAAGTATGGT GGTGGTGGTAGATCTTCAACAAGAGAAACTATTGAGAGAGTTGCTGCTGGGGCCGTTGCTAAGAAAATCCTAAAGAGCCTCACTGGAACTGAG GGAATCAATGACTTGGTGACTTGTATTATGGCAGACCGGGCTCATCTGGAGGAAGAGGTTAGGGAAAGGCGGAAGCTGTGCTTTGTTGCCAAGGCTGCCTTCAAGAGATGGAGGGTGGAGAAGGCGGAGATGGAGGAGCTCTCTGAGAGAAAAAGGGAGTTCGAAATATTGTTAGAACAGACAAAGGGCTATTCTCACTCCTTGCATGGCGACCTAGAAATTCTTAAAAACGAAGTCCTTGGGCTTCGTGATGAAGTACCCCATGCCCAAGAGGTGAAGGTCAGGGATGACTTCGCATCAAGGCTTCTTAAGTCGGAGAGAGACTCTACTAGGGCTTAA
- the LOC122296813 gene encoding uncharacterized protein LOC122296813 yields the protein MEKKIGRSSSVKCQLNQTDLPYSEKIIAMPLLPKFKVSQIDMYDGSKDPVDHLENFKAHITLHCFLGKIACRAFPLSLKVTTRGWFGTLKQRSINSFKQLAKQLLMQFMPNRRHRHPAVYLLTVKQKKDKNLKAYLTHFNKEMLTTDDQDKKITLATLLGGIWLCSPFMVELSGKTPTNLREFMDREDDFVNAEDTLQALVDLRKEQNRTERRNGQVDRKPRSNH from the coding sequence ATGGAGAAGAAAATAGGAAGGTCTTCCTCGGTAAAATGCCAGTTAAACCAAACTGATCTGCCATATAGTGAAAAGATTATTGCCATGCCGCTCCTGCCAAAATTCAAGGTATCTCAAATAGATATGTATGATGGATCTAAGGATCCCGTGGACCATCTAGAGAACTTTAAAGCCCACATCACACTCCATTGTTTCCTTGGAAAAATTGCTTGCCGAGCTTTCCCCTTGAGCCTAAAGGTGACAACAAGAGGGTGGTTCGGAACCCTCAAGCAGAGGTCAataaacagtttcaaacaactGGCTAAGCAGCTCCTGATGCAGTTCATGCCCAACAGGAGACATAGGCACCCAGCTGTCTATCTGCTAACAGTCAAacagaaaaaagataaaaacctAAAGGCCTACCTTACCCATTTCAACAAGGAAATGCTAACAACAGATGACCAGGACAAGAAGATTACCCTTGCCACCCTTCTGGGTGGGATCTGGCTGTGTAGTCCCTTCATGGTTGAATTGTCTGGAAAGACCCCTACCAACCTAAGGGAATTTATGGATAGGGAGGATGATTTTGTTAACGCCGAAGATACCTTACAAGCATTGGTAGATCTAAGGAAAGAACAAAATAGGACTGAACGGAGGAATGGGCAAGTTGACAGGAAGCctagatcaaatcattag